The proteins below are encoded in one region of Brassica napus cultivar Da-Ae unplaced genomic scaffold, Da-Ae ScsIHWf_521;HRSCAF=783, whole genome shotgun sequence:
- the LOC111214404 gene encoding uncharacterized protein LOC111214404: protein MTVCEYEEKFNRLRRYVGKELEEETVQIRRFVRGLRVELRTYCSVGHFQTVSEPVERMAMVETNLAEEAKQRSRSHASSGGSGSVWKRKRDTAEEGKTSSGRPECSKCMRRHGGECWKAMGACTRCGKMDHSARDCPGPEQVRRQGSSGGDTRGCHHCGKVGHFKRECPKLQAEQEKGRSEASKPSQSRGQTSNPRVYKLSKDEDETKPFKSITGTLSIGGVETHVLFDTGATHSFVSPGLIGKGLLQIGTRDDPCIVYAAGGQAMHSLGLVRDVPGMIQDRVMPVDLVVVPLKNHEVILGMDWLGKNRATLDCHRGRVQFESGCGPPIRFQCIKPASSCLVVSAVQAERMLEKGCEAYLATITTKEVVGGGDPEGIPLVRTAPLSKSPYRMAPAEMAELKKQLEELLDKGFIRPSVSPWGAPVLFVKKKDGSFRLCIDYQGLNRVTVKNKKTAFRTRYGHYEFVVMPFGLTNAPAAFMKMMNGIFRDFLDEFVIIFIDDILVYSRSKEDHERHLRAVLERLREQKLFAKLIKCSFWQKSIGFLGHIVSDQGVSVDPEKIQAIQAWPQPKSATKVRSFLGLAGYYRKFVKGFASLAQPMTQLTGKDVSCMDRRL, encoded by the exons ATGACAGTATGTGAGTACGAGGAgaagttcaaccggctcagacgtTACGTAGGTAAAGAGCTGGAAGAGGAAACAGTGCAGATACGTAGGTTTGTTCGAGGCTTAAGGGTagaacttcgaacctactgcTCGGTTGGTCATTTCCAGACAGTGTCTGAGCCTGTGGAGAGAATGGCTATGGTAGAGACCAACCTGGCCGAGGAGGCTAAGCAAAGGTCTAGGAGCCATGCGTCCTCTGGTGGTTCCGGGAGTGTCTGGAAGAGGAAAAGGGACACGGCCgaagagggtaaaacctcaagtggtaggccaGAGTGTTCTAAGTGCATGAGGCGTCATGGAGGCGAATGCTGGAAGGCTATGGGAGCTTGTACTCGGTGTGGCAAGATGGATCATTCAGCTCGGGACTGTCCAGGGCCTGAACAGGTTCGCAGGCAGGGCTCAAGTGGGGGTGATACCAGGGGATGTCACCATTGTGGAAAGGTAGGACATTTCAAACGGGAATGTCCTAAGCTCCAAGCGGAACAAGAGAAGGGCCGCAGTGAGGCAAGCAAACCAAGCCAGAGCCGGGGCCAGACCTCTAATCCAAGGGTTTACAAGCTGTCCAAGGATGAGGACGAGACTAAACCATTCAAGTCGATCACTG GGAccctaagtattggtggtgtggaaacacacgttcTGTTCGacactggagctacacatagctTTGTGAGTCCAGGGTTGATCGGAAAGGGTTTGCTCCAAATTGGAACGAGGGATGATCCGTGCATAGTATATGCAGCCGGTGGCCAAGCGATGCATTCCTTGGGACTGGTTAGGGACGTCCCAGGGATGATCCAGGACAGGGTAATGCCTGTGGATCTGGTGGTAGTCCCCCTTAAAAATCACGAGGTGATATTGggtatggactggcttggaaagaatCGGGCCACCTtggattgtcaccggggaagggtgcagtTCGAGAGTGGGTGTGGACCCCCGATCAGGTTCCAATGTATTAAGCCGGCCTCAAGTTGCTTAGTTGTATCAGCAGTCCAAGCAGAACGGATGCTTGAGAAAGGTTGTGAGGCTTATTTGGCCACAATCACCACTAAGGAGGTCGTGGGGGGTGGTGACCCAGAAGGGATACCGCTGGTCA ggacggccccattGTCTAAAAGTCCCTATCGAATGGCTCCTGCCGaaatggccgagctaaagaaacaACTGGAGGAGTTGTTGGACAAAGGGTTCATACGCCCAAGTGTCtcgccttggggagcaccagtcctgtttgtgaagaaaaaggatggtagttTCAGGCTGTGCATTGATTACCAAGGGTTGAatagggtgactgtgaagaacaa GAAGACGGCATTCCGGACCCGGTATGGTcactacgagtttgtggttatgccatttggtctaacaAATGCTCCAGCTGcgttcatgaagatgatgaatggtatCTTCCGAGACTTTCTGGATGAATTTGTAATCATTTTCATAGATGACATACTTGTATATTCCAGAAGCAAGGAAGACCATGAGAGGCATCTGAGGGCGGTGTTGGAACGGCTAAGAGAGCAGAAACTCTTTGCTAAGTTAATCAAGTGCagcttctggcagaagagcattggctTCCTTGGACACATTGTGTCAGATCAAGGAGTGTCTGTGGATCCGGAAAAGATACAGGCTATCCAAGCCTGGCCACAACCTAAGAGTGCTACGAaagtcagaagcttcctagggTTGGCCGGCTACTATCGGAAGTTCGTCAAGGGGTTTGCGAGTTTGGCTCAACCCATGACTCAACTCACGGGCAAGGATGTTAGTTGCATGGACAGGAGATTGTGA